The window GCGTCCAGGAGTGGCTGGATGCCGATGTGTTCCCGCCCGCTGCCACAGAGAACCGGGTAAATCTTCAACGCCAGCGTCTGCTCGCGGACGAGCTGCCGGACCTTTTCGGGGTCCGGGGTCTGGCCTTCCAGCACGGCGGTCGTGATGAGGTCTTTCTCGTCGTGCTGGGTGAGAATATCGAACAACTGGTCGCGGTACTTCTGAGCCACGGCTTCCTGGTCGGCCGGGATCGCCTCGACGGTGATCGTCTTGCCGTAGTCGGCCTGGTCGAAAAACATCGCCTTCCATTCGATCAGGTCGATGATCCCGCTAAACGGCGTCGCGCTATCCTTGGGCGACCCGCTGCCAATCGGGATAATGATCGGAGCCGGGCGGCCGTGGGAAGCGAAATCCGGGGTCAGGCGTGCGTAAATGCTCTGGAGCGTCTGGGCGTAATTCGCCCCCACGACGTCCATCTTGTTGACGAACACCATCCGCGGGACGGCGTACTTGTTGGCCTGCCGCCACACGGTCTCGGACTGGGCCTCGACGCCCTTCTGGGCGTCGAACACGACCACCGCCCCGTCGAGTACGCGGAGGCTCCGCTCGACCTCGGCCGTGAAGTCGACGTGGCCCGGGGTGTCGATCAGGTTGACGGTGTACCCGCGCCACTGGAACGGGATGCACGCCGAGTAGATCGTGATGCCCCGCTGTTGCTCTTCGGGATCGTAGTCGGTCTCGGTCGTCCCTTCGTCTACACCGCCGAGTTTGTGCTTGGCCCCGGCGTAGTAGAGGAGGTGTTCGGTGGTCGTCGTCTTCCCGGCGTCGATGTGCGCGATGACACCCAGATTCCGAATCAAAGCCAGGTCGAACCCGGATGACTTAGCCATGACGACGCTCTCGACGGGCAGGAAAGATTAGCCACAGAGATCGGAATTTAGCCACAGAGATCACAGAGGACACAGAGAAATACTAAATCGGTCAGGAATCATCTTCGGATCGCGTCTACCGCATCGCCATTGCCGTTCCTCTTTTCATCTCTCTTCTCTGTGTCCTCTGTGATCTCTGTGGCTAATTCTCTTTTGTATCCCCAGAAACGACACCAGCTATCAGCCCCCGAGAATGCTCGGAAAAGCTGATAGCTGAGCGTTGTTCACCGACCGTATATTACCACGCGAAGTGGCTGAACGCCTTGTTGGCTTCGGCCATCTTGATGGTCTGTTCGCGCTTGGCCATCGCCTCGCCTTCGCGGCGGTACGCGCCCATGAGTTCGTCCGACAGGCGGAGGAACATCGGGCGGCCGGTCTTGGCGCGGATGGCCGCGATCAGCCACCGGATCGCCAGCGACTGCTGGCGGTGCGGGCGGACCTGCATCGGCACCTGGTAGTTCGCCCCGCCGACCCGGCGGGAGCGGACTTCGAGGCTCGGCTTGATGTTTTCGATCGCCTGCTTGAAGACTTCGATCGGGTCGGCGTCCGGCATCCGCTTTTTGATCTGGTCCAGCGCCTCGTAAAAGACGCGGGTGGCGGTCGCCTTCTTGCCGTCGACCATCAGGCAGTTGATGAATTTGCTCGCCAGGATCGAGCCGTACCGGAGGTCCGGGACGAGCGTTTCGTGGCCGGCGGTGCGCTTTTTGGTAGCCATCGTGTGATAAACTCTCGGCTTTCAGCGATCGGCTTCAGCGGGTTAGGGTCGCGGCTTTCAGCGATCGGCCTTCAGCGTTTTCTCGTGAGTGAACGGGATCGTGCGGTTCGTGGCCGACCACCGGCCGCCGGGTTACTTCCCTTCCTTCTTGGCCCCGTACTTCGACCGGGCTTGCTTCCGGTCCGGGACGCCCTGGCTGTCGAGCACCCCGCGGACGATGTGGTACCGGACGCCCGGCAAGTCGCGGACGCGGCCGCCGCGGACGAGGACGATCGAGTGCTCTTGCAGGTTGTGCCCTTCGCCCGGGATGTACGCGGTCACTTCGATCCCGTTCGACAGCCGGACCCGGGCGACCTTCCGGAGGGCCGAGTTCGGCTTCTTCGGGGTCATGGTCTTGACGACCGTACACACGCCCCGCTTCTGCGGGCACCCTTGCATGGCCGGGTGCTTCGGCTTGGACTTCTGGGGCACCCGCGGCGTTTTCACGAGCTGGTTGATCGTCGGCATTCCCAACCCCTATGTCTCACCCGCCGCCGGGACCACCCGCGACCGGCAGTAATCTCTGTGTTCCGTTAATGCGTCCGCCCGCCGTGGGCCGGCGGGCGAGACGGGATACCCCAAAGGGAAAGACTATTCAAGCAAATCTGCCCCCAATCTTCCAGAGGGCTTTACCGAAAATGTCGCAAGTCGTTCGATCGTGGCCACAGGAGCCGCGATCGAACGGCGTTAAAAACGACTACTCGCCGGCCTGCGCCGCGGCCACTTCGCCGCTGTCGTACTGGGCGCCGTCCTGGTACGGCATGTTGATCCGCACCTCGGCCGTCTGGTGGATGTTGAACCCGGTCCCGGCCGGGATCAAGTGCCCGAGGATGACGTTCTCCTTGAGGCCCACCAGGTAGTCCACCTTGCTCGCCAGGGCAGCTTCCGTCAGCACTTTGGTCGTTTCCTGGAACGACGCGGCACTGATGAAGCTGTCGGACTGGACCGCCGCTTTGGTGATCCCGAGCAGTTGGACGGACGACTCGGCCGGGGCCGGGGTGTCGAACGAGGGGAGCTTCTTCT is drawn from Fimbriiglobus ruber and contains these coding sequences:
- the rpsL gene encoding 30S ribosomal protein S12, yielding MPTINQLVKTPRVPQKSKPKHPAMQGCPQKRGVCTVVKTMTPKKPNSALRKVARVRLSNGIEVTAYIPGEGHNLQEHSIVLVRGGRVRDLPGVRYHIVRGVLDSQGVPDRKQARSKYGAKKEGK
- the rpsG gene encoding 30S ribosomal protein S7; protein product: MATKKRTAGHETLVPDLRYGSILASKFINCLMVDGKKATATRVFYEALDQIKKRMPDADPIEVFKQAIENIKPSLEVRSRRVGGANYQVPMQVRPHRQQSLAIRWLIAAIRAKTGRPMFLRLSDELMGAYRREGEAMAKREQTIKMAEANKAFSHFAW